From one Brachypodium distachyon strain Bd21 chromosome 4, Brachypodium_distachyon_v3.0, whole genome shotgun sequence genomic stretch:
- the LOC100836367 gene encoding agglutinin isolectin 3, translating to MKTKVLAPLGAAVVLLALVAVQGAQAQKCGKQGNGMECPNNLCCNQYGNCGIGMDYCSNGCQSGACYKSKRCGTQANGTLCPNNHCCSRLGYCGFGSEYCANNCQSGPCRHDVRCGKEAGGKLCDNNLCCSMWGYCGLGSEFCSIDCQSGPCSYEKLCGKQNGGKACTDGYCCSQHGSCGLGMNYCGQGCQSGSCHNTGLDGNIAFIMTNSTTQ from the coding sequence ATGAAGACGAAGGTCCTCGCACCGCTCGGCGCTGCCGTGGTACTGCTGGCCTTGGTGGCGGTGCAGGGGGCGCAGGCGCAGAAGTGCGGCAAGCAGGGCAACGGCATGGAGTGCCCCAACAACCTGTGCTGCAACCAGTACGGGAACTGCGGCATCGGCATGGACTACTGCAGCAACGGGTGCCAGAGCGGCGCCTGCTACAAGAGCAAGCGGTGCGGCACCCAGGCCAACGGCACCCTCTGCCCCAACAACCACTGCTGCAGCAGGCTGGGCTACTGCGGCTTCGGCTCCGAGTACTGCGCCAACAACTGCCAGAGCGGACCCTGCCGCCATGACGTCAGGTGCGGCAaggaggccggcggcaagCTGTGCGACAACAACCTCTGCTGCAGCATGTGGGGGTACTGCGGCCTCGGCTCCGAGTTCTGCAGCATCGACTGCCAGAGCGGCCCCTGCAGCTACGAGAAGCTGTGCGGCAAGCAGAACGGCGGCAAGGCTTGCACCGACGGCTACTGCTGCAGCCAGCACGGGTCATGCGGCCTCGGCATGAACTACTGCGGTCAAGGCTGCCAGAGCGGCAGCTGCCACAACACCGGCCTGGACGGCAACATCGCCTTCATCATGAC